In Oncorhynchus kisutch isolate 150728-3 unplaced genomic scaffold, Okis_V2 scaffold3945, whole genome shotgun sequence, a genomic segment contains:
- the LOC116372141 gene encoding zinc finger protein 501-like, producing the protein MSEAGNINSEDKPNLQSLGPDCDSGAQFALQDPEMSSVKLEDCSQTLELNVNIKDEEEEEKIGESVYDGDHVETFSTSREQQQEDHRAKRSHPCPHCEEIFPILSKLKIHLKIHTGDNLYSCTDCGKSFTTSQALTVHRRVHTGEKPYSCSDCGESFSHQSNLKTHQRIHTGEKPYSCSDCGESFSQQSSLKTHQRMHTGEKPYSCSACGKSFTSSSSLKKHQRVHTGEKPYYCSDCGAIFSQQSSLKSHQLIHTGEKHYFCSDCGKCFTRSVELRVHRRTHTGEKPYCCTDCGKSFSQQGHLKCHQRIHTGEKPYYCSDCGRNFFQQSGLKSHQRIHTGEKPYACSDCGKSFSNQSNLKTHQRIHKGEKPYSCSDCGKCFTTSTELKVHQRRHTGEKPYYCSDCGKSFTRLATLKTHKCIRKGENSHHFSQTS; encoded by the exons atgtctgaggctggtaacatcaacagtgaggacaaacccaatctacagtcactgggtcctgattgtgacagtggagcccagtttgcactgcaggatccagaaatgtcatcagtgaagctggaagactgcagtcaaacactggagctgaatgtcaacattaaagatgaagaagaggaggagaagattggggaATCTGTTTATgatg gagaccatgttgagacattctctacatccagagagcaacagcaggaagatcACAGAGCTAAGAGGTCTCATCCCTGCCCACATTGTGAGGAGATTTTCCCAATTCTATCAAAGTTAAAaatacacctaaaaatacacacaggagataaTCTGTATTCCTgcactgactgtgggaagagtttcacaaCATCACAGGCTCTGACAGTTCATCGGCGAGTGCACACTGGAGAAAAACCTTACTCCTGTTCTGACTGTGGGGAGAGTTTCTCGCATCAGAGCaacttaaaaacacaccaacgtatacatacaggagagaagccttactcctgctctgactgtggggagagtttctctcaacagagcagcttaaaaacacaccaacgtatgcacacaggagagaagccttactcctgctctgcctgtgggaagagtttcacctCATCAAGCAGCTTAAAAAAACACCAACgtgtacacacaggagagaagccttactactgCTCTGATTGTGGGGCGATTTTCTCTCAGCAGAGCAGCTTAAAGTCACACCAActtatacatacaggagagaagcatTACTTCTGCTCTGATTGTGGAAAATGTTTCACAAGATCAGTTGAGCTAAGAGTTCAtcggagaacacacacaggagagaagccttactgctgcactgactgtgggaagagtttctctcaacaGGGCCACTTAAAATGTCACCagcgaatacacacaggagagaagccttactactgctctgactgtgggaggAATTTTTTTCAACAGAGTGGCTTAAAGTcacaccaacgtatacacacaggagagaagccttacgcgtgctctgactgtgggaagagtttttcaAATCAGAGCaacttaaaaacacaccaacgtatacataaaggagagaagccttactcctgctctgactgtgggaagtgcttcacaacatcaactgagctaaaagttcatcaaagaagacacacaggagagaagccttactactgctctgactgtgggaagagtttcacccGATTGGCTACCTTAAAAACACATAAATGTATCCGTAAAGGAGAGAATTCACATCACTTCTCTCAGACCAGCTAA